The sequence AGTGCGAAGGCCGCGTAGTCAGCGCACCGTCTGACCCCGAAGAACGTGATGCGTTGCGGCGCAAACTCATCGATGCCGAGGCCGTTCGAGTACTGGCCCGCAAGGGCAAGACCCTGATTACCGAGAACGCGTTGGGTCTGATCCAGGCGGCCGCGGGCGTGGACGGCTCCAACGTCGAAGCGACGGAGTTGGCGCTGTTGCCGGTCGACCCCGACGGCAGCGCGGCCGCATTGCGCACCGGGCTGCGCGACCGGCTCGGCGTCACTGTCGGGGTGGTGGTCACCGACACCATGGGACGCGCGTGGCGCACCGGTCAGATCGACGCCGCCATCGGCGCCGCGGGCCTCACCGTGCTGCACGGCTACGCCGGGGCACACGACCGCCACGGCAACGAGCTGATCGTCACCGAGATCGCCCTGGCCGACGAGATCGCCGCCGCAGCCGATCTGGTGAAGGGCAAGCTCACCGACATCCCCGTCGCGGTGGTGCGCGGCCTGGCGCTGCCCGACGACGGCTCCACCGCACGCACCCTGCTGCGGCCGGGGGACGAAGACCTGTTCTGGCTGGGCACCGAGGAGGCGATCGCGCTGGGCCGCACCCAGGCGCAACTGCTGCGCAGGTCGGTGCGCCGGTTCAGCGACGCGCCCGTGCCCGCCGAGCTGATCGAGGCCGCCGTCGGCGAGGCGCTCAGCGCACCCGCGCCCCATCACACCCGTCCCGTGCGGTTCGTCTGGCTGCAGGACCGCGACCGCCGAGTCGCGCTTCTGGACCGGATGAAAGACAAGTGGCGCGCGGACCTACGCGGTGACGGTCGCCCCACCGACGCCGTCGAGCGCCGCGTCGCCCGCGGCCAGATCCTTTACGACGCACCCGACGTGGTGATCCCGTTCATGGTGCCCGACGGCGCGCACAGCTATCCCGATGCTCGGCGCACCGCGGCCGAACACACCATGTTCACCGTCGCGGTCGGCGCCGCGGTGCAGGCGCTGCTGGTGGCGCTGGCAGTGCGTGGCGTGGGCAGCTGTTGGATCGGCTCGACGATCTTCGCACCCGACCTGGTGCGCGACGCGCTCGAGCTGTCTGACGATTGGGAACCGTTGGGCGCCATCGCCATCGGCTACCCCGAAGAGGGCTCGGCGCCGCCCGGCCCGCGTGATCCCGTGCCCACCGACGGACTGCTGGTGCGCAAGTGAGCCTGCATGCCTCGGCCGTAAAGACGCTGCGTGACTGGCGGGCGCCCGATCCCGGTCAGGACACGCTGCGCCACGCGGTGCTGGCGTTTCTGGCCGCCCGGCCGGACGGCTGTCTGCGCGAGTGCGTGCCCGGGCACGTCACCGGATCGGCGCTGGTCCTCGACCACACCGGAACCAAAGCGCTGCTGACACTGCACCCGCGGGTCGGCCGCTGGCTACAGCTGGGTGGGCACTGCGAGCCGACCGACGACACCATCGTCGCGGCCGCGCTGCGGGAGGCTCGCGAGGAATCCGGAATCGACGGGCTGCGTATCGATCCCATGCTGGCCGCGCTGCACGTGCACCCCGTCACCTGCTCGTTGGGTGTGCCGACCCGCCATCTCGACATGCAGTTCATCGTGCACGCACCGGAAGGCGCCGAAATCGCCTGCAGCGACGAGTCGTTGGACCTGCGCTGGTGGCCGCTTGACGCGTTGCCCGACAACTGCGACTTCGGGCTGCGTCAATTGGCCGCGACCGCAGCGATTTCGGCGTAGTTCGTCACGCTCAGCGTGACAAAACGCGCCGAAATCGCAGAGAGTGCTAGACGTCGGTCGAGTAGCGGATACCGCCGTCGGGGATCGTGACCCCCGGCCACACCCGCGCACCGCGCAACAGCTCACAGCGCGCACCGATGTCGGCGCCGTCGCCGATCACACCGTCGCGGATCAGCGCGCGCGGTCCGATACGGGCGCCGAACCCGATGATCGACCGTTCGATCACCGCGCCGGCCCCGACCTTCGCGCCGTCGAAGATCACCGCCCCGTCCAGCCGTGCGCCACCGGCGATCTCAGCGCCGCGGCCGACCACCGTGCCGCCGATCAGCAGCGCGCCGGGCGCCACGCTGGCGCCGTCGTGCACGAGTTCCTCGCCGCGGTGCCCGCCGAGCGCGGGCGACGGCGCGATGCCGCGGACCAAATCGGCCGACCCGCGCACGAAGTCCTCGGGGGTGCCCATGTCACGCCAGTAGGTGGAATCGACATAGCCCCAGATCCGCAGCCCGTCGGCCAGCAGCCCGGGAAACACTTCGCGCTCCACCGAGAGCGCCCGCCCCTTGGGGATGCGCTCGATCACCTCGCGCTTGAACACATAGGAGCCTGCGTTGATCTGGTCGGTCGGCGGATCCTGTGTCTTCTCCAGGAACGCGGTGACCCGTCCGTCGGCGTCGGTCGGCACACATCCGAACGCGCGCGGATCACCGACCCGCACCAGGTGCAGGGTGACGTCGGCGTTGTGCTCCTCGTGGCTGTCCAACAGCGCACGCAGATCGACGCCCGACAGCACATCGCCGTTGAAGACCAGGGCGGTGTCGTAGCGCAGCTTGGGCGCCACGTTGGCGATGCCGCCACCGGTGCCCAGCGGCTCATCCTCCACGACGTACTCGATCTGCAGGCCCAACTTGGAACCGTCGCCGAACTCCGATTCGAAGACCGCGGCCTTGTACGACGTGCCGAGCACGACGTGCTCGATGCCCGCCTGGGCGATTCGCGACAACAGGTGGGTCAGAAACGGCAGGCCCGCCGTGGGCAGCATCGGCTTGGGCGCCGAAAGCGTCAACGGCCGCAGCCGGGTACCGAGCCCGCCGACCAGGACGACGGCGTCCACCTCTGCGGGATTCAAGCTAACGCCGTCCTTTCCGCCGGTTGCGTTCAGAGTTGCGGACCACCAGCCCGCCGCGGGCCGCGAGCGCCCCTCGGATGGTCCAGCGCAGCGGCCCCTGCCACCATTTCGAATACCGATCCGCCAGGAAAGTGTAGGTGCTGGTGTGGTGGGCGGCCAAGTTGCGGGCCGGGTCCCGACCGGCCGCGTGGCCCTTGTCGTGCAAAATCTCGGCGGTGGGCACGTATACGTTCTGCCAGCCGGCCCTGCCGAGCCGATCACCCAGGTCGACGTCCTCCATGTACATGAAATAGCGCTCGTCGAACCCGGCGATCTCGTCGAAAGCCGCCCTCCTCAGCAACAGGCACGATCCCGACAGCCAGCCGACCGGACGTTCGCTGGGTTCCTGTCGCTCCTGCCGGTAGGCGGCCGTCCACGGATTGGACCGCCACACCGGGCCGACGACCGCGTGCATGCCCCCGCGGATCAGGCTCGGCAGGTGCCGCGCCGACGGGTACACCGACCCGTCGGGGTCGCGGATCAGCGGGCCCAGCGCACCGGCGCGCGGCCAGCGCGCGGCGGCGTCCAGCAGGATGTCGATGCTGCGCGGGCCCCATTGCACATCAGGGTTGGCGACCACGAAGAAGTCCGAATATGACGCCGCCGCAGCGTCTTTCAAATACTCGTCGACCGCGCGGTTGACTGCGCTGCCGTAGCCGAGGTTCGCGCCGGTGTACAGCAACCGCACGTTGGGGTAGCGCTCGAGCGCCTCTTCGGGGGCGCCGTCGGTGGAGCCATTGTCGGCCATGATGACCGTGACGGGCCGGTCGGTGGCATGCGACAGCGACGCCAGAAACCGGTCGAGGTGGGGGCCCGGTGAATATGTCACCGTGACGACCACCAGTTCGTCACTCACGGCTAGAGATTATCGGGCCGCCACACCGTGCTCCCCGAGCGCCCAGGTCAGCGCGTCACGCCACGGCCGCAGCGGGGTCAGCCCGGCTGCGGCCGACCGCCGTCCGGACAGCGCCGAGTACGCCGGGCGCGGCGCGGGGCGCGGGTGTTGATCCGATCCGACCGGTCGTACCCGGGCCGGATCGGCGCCGACGGCCTCGAACACGGCCTGGGCCTGTTCGAACCGGCTGGCCTCGCCTTCGTTGGCGGCGTGCAGCACCGGCGCGTCGATGTCGCCGTCGGCGACCTCAAGCAGCGCGGCGACCAGGTCACCGGCGTACGTCGGGGAGCCGACCTGATCGGCCACCGCCTCGACGGGCTGGTCGCCGGCGGCGCGTCGGCGCATCACGGCCACGAAGTCGCCGCCGTCGCCGCCTTCGTACACCCACGACGTCCGGACGACGTGGGCATCGGGCATGACCTCGAGCACGGCCCTCTCCCCGGCCAGCTTGGTGCGCCCGTACACGCTCAGTGGGCCGGTCTCGTCGTCGATCTCATAGGGGCGCCGCTGTGTGCCGGAAAACACATAGTCGGTGGAGATGTGGATGAGCCGGGCGCCCGCAGTCGCGCAGGCGCGTGCGAGGTTTCCCGGGCCGGTGGCGTTGACGGCCTGTGCGCGTTCGGGATCGGCTTCGGCGGCGTCGACCTTGGTGTAGGCGGCGCAGTTGATCACCACGTCACCGGGTGCGATGACACGCGCCACCGCGGCAGGGTCGGTGATGTCGCACTGCGACGACGTCAACGCCAGCACATCGCCGCCCTGAAGGCGGCCCTGAGCTGCCAAGACGCGACCCACCATGCCGCCGGCCCCGGGAATAACGATTCGGTGCGAGGTACGCTTCGCCACGGTCTCGAGTCTGGCGCGCCGACGCGCGCTACCGCGGTTGCGGCGGTCTCGCAAGTAGCCTGGGCTGATGCCCGCGCGCACGCTTCGTGTCATCGCCGTGTCTGCGGCATTGTTGATCGTGATCGGCACCGGCGCCGCCTGGGGCAAGATCCGCGCGTTCGAGGCGGGCATCAACCACATCTCCCCGATCGCGCTCGGCGAGGGCGGCGAAGACGGTGCGATCGACATCCTGCTGGTCGGTATGGACAGCCGCACCGACGCCCACGGCAACCCGTTGTCGCAGGAAGAGCTGGCCATGCTGCGCGCAGGCGACGACGAAGCCACCAACACCGACACCATCATCCTGGTGCGGGTGCCCAACAACGGTAAGTCCGCGACGGCGATCTCGATCCCTCGCGACTCCTACGTGGCCGCACCCGGGGTGGGCAAGATGAAGATCAACGGTGTGTACGGTTCGGTACATCTCGAAAAGTTGAAGGACCTCGTCGAGGTCAAGGGCATGGACCCCGCGGAGGCCGAGCCGCTGGCCGCGGAGGCCGGACGCGAGGCGCTGATCAAGACCGTCGCCAACCTCACCGGTGTCACCGTCGACCACTACGCCGAGATCGGGCTGCTCGGCTTCTCGTTGATCACCGACGCCCTGGGCGGTGTCGATGTCTGCCTGAAAGAAGCTGTGTACGAACCTCTCTCAGGTGCCGACTTTCCGGCGGGCTGGCAGAAGCTCAACGGCCCGCAGGCATTGAGCTTCGTCCGGCAGCGCCACGATCTGCCACGCGGCGACCTCGACCGGGTCACCCGCCAGCAGGCGGTCATGGCTTCGCTTGCGCACAAGGTGATCTCGGGTAAGACGTTGTCCAGCCCGGCGACGCTGAACCGGCTGGAGGATGCCGTGCAACGCTCGGTGGTGCTGTCCGACGGTTGGGACGTAATGGAATTCGCCGAGCAACTGCAGAACCTCGCGGCCGGCAACGTGGCCTTCGCCACCATCCCGTGGTTGCAGGAGAACGGGTGGAGCGACGACGGTATGCAGAGCGTGGTGCGGGTGGACCCGACCGCGGTCAAGGAGTGGGTGGCCGGCCTGCTGACCGAACAGGACGAGGGCAAGACCGAGGAGCTCGCGTACACCCCGGACAAGACCACCGTCGACGTCATCAACGCCACCGACGTAAACGGCCTGGCCGCGGCGGTCTCCCAGGTGCTGGCCAACAAGGGGTTCACCCGGGGCATCACCGGCAACCACGAAGGCGCCCCGCCGGCCAGCAGCCAGGTGCAGGCGGCGACCAGCGACGACCTTGGCGCCCAAGCGGTTTCCCGGGACCTCGGCGACCTGCCCGTCGTCGAGGATCCGTCGGTGGCGCCCGGCACCGTGCGGGTGGTGCTGGCCGACGACTACACCGGTCCCGGATCCGGCCTGGACGGCACCGATCCGTCGTTGAGCACTTTCGACACCCTCGCCGTCGGATCGACGGGCTCGACCGGCGCCACCCCGCCGTCCCCCACGATCATCACCGCGGGCTCCGACGACCCGCAGTGCGTCAACTAGCCGTGGCGACGGTCAGTTCGGCGATCCTCGATCCGCTGATGGCGGCCGATCCGGCGGGCCCGCGCATCACGTATTACGACGACGCGACCGGCGAGCGCATCGAATTGTCAACGGCCACATTGGCGAACTGGGCCGCCAAGACCGGCAACCTGCTGCGCGACGAGCTGGGGGCCGGATCCGCGAGCCGGGTCGCGGTGCTGTTGCCGCCGCACTGGCAGACCGCCGCGGTGCTGTTCGGCATCTGGTGGATCGGTGCGGAAGTGGTGCTGGGGCCCGGTGATGCCGACGTCGCGCTGTGTACCGGTGACCGGCTGTCCGAGGCCGACGCCGCCGTCGGTGTCGGCGAGGTCGTGGTGCTGTCGCTGGACCCGTTCGGCAAGCCGGCCGACGACGTTCCGGTCGGCGTGACCGACTACGCCACCGCGGTGCGGGTGCACGGCGACCAGATCGTCCCCGAGGCCGGCCCCGGCCCGGCGCTGAACGGGCGCCCGGTCGCCGACGTCCTGGGCGCGGCCCGGGCGTCGGCGCAAACGCAGGGACTGACCGCCCGCGACCGGGTGCTCTCCAGCGCCTCCTGGGACACCGCGGAGGCGCTGATCGACCACCTGCTGGCGCCGTTCGTGGTGGGGGCGTCGCTGGTGCAGGTGGCCAACCCGGATCCCGCCGCGCTCGACCGGCGCAGGCAGATGGAGAAGGTCACCAAGGGCTGACCGGTGCGGCCCGGGAAAATTTACGATTTCGCAAGCAACGATCGGCCGTCGGTGCCACGCTGGAACCCGTGATCGACAGGCGAGGGTTTCTCGTGCTGTCAGCCGGCGTCGCCGCCGGCGTCGTGGGCGCGTGCTCGTCACGGGCCGCCGCGCCTGCGCCGACCGAGCAAGCCGCAACCACGCCGGGCTTCGACATCGGCTTCACACCGGTGGAGACCGACGTCGACCTCGGCGGGGTTTCGGTGCGCACCTGGGCGTACGGCGATCGGGTGCCGGGGCCGGAGATCCGCATGCGCAAAGGGGAGCGGCTGCGCGCGCAGCTGACCAACAGGCTGCCCGCGCCCACCACCATCCACTGGCACGGCCTGGCCATTCCCAACCCGATGGACGGCGTCCCGGTGCTGACCCAGCCCGCGGTGCCGCCGGGCCAGGATTTCACCTACGAGTTCGTCGTGCCCGACGCGGGGACCTACTGGTACCACTCCCATGAAGGCACCCAGCTCGACCGCGGGCTCTACGGCCCCCTGATCATCGAGGATCCCGCCGACGGCGCCGACTACGACGACGAACTCGTCGTGGTCCTTGATGATTGGGTCGACGGCACCGGGCGCACCCCGGACCAGGTGCTGGCACAGCTGCGGAGCGCGGGCATGCCCGCCATGCCCGACCTGCCCGATGCGGGCATCACGCCGTCGACCCCGCTCGGCGACGACGGCGGCGACGTCACCTACCCGTACTACCTCATCAACGGCCGGGTGACAGCGGACCCGCAGGTAGTGGATTACCGTGCCGGACAACGGATCCGGTTGCGTGTCATCAACGCGGGCTCAGACACCGCGTTTCAGGTCGGGGTGCCCAACCACCGCATGCACGTCATCGCGACCGACGGGTTCCCGGTGCAGCCGGTCGACACCGACTCCGTGATCCTGGGGATGGGTGAGCGCGTCGACGCGATCGTCACGCTGCAGGAGTCGGTACCGGTGCTCGCGGCGGCCTACCGCAAGGACGGCTACGCCCGGCTCAACATGCGCGTCGACAACAAGACCGGGACCGGCAACGCCGACGAGTACATCGCGACGATGCGGACCCAGGCTCCGCTGGACACCGCGACGCTGACCGCCACGCCGGAGGTGAACCTGCCCGCGGGTGCCCCGGATCAGACCATCGACATGCGCCTGGCCGGCCCGGTCGACGGCTACAACTGGACGATCAACGGAAAGCGCTACGACCCGCCCAACGACGGCTACCCGGTCCAGCCCAACCAGCGCGTGCGGATCCGCTACGTCAACGAGTCGAAGATGTTTCACCCCATGCACTTGCACGGGCACACGTTCCAGGTGATGACCGCGTCGGGTCCGCTGGCCAGGAAGGACACCGTGCTGGTCGCGCCGCTGCGGACGGTCGAGATCGACTTCGACACCGACAACCCCGGGCGGTGGATCACCCACTGCCACAACACCTATCACCTCGAGGCCGGCATGGCCACGTTCGTCGAGTACGCCTGACCCCCGAGCGCGGTTGTGCGGTTTCATACGCAACGCGCCGGGAGGCGCGTATGAGGATGCACAGTCGCGGCTATTTCAGCAGGGCCCGCGACATCACCACCCGTTGAATCTGGTTGGTGCCCTCGTAGATCTGGGTGATCTTGGCGTCGCGCATGAACCGTTCGACGGGAAAGTCGGTGGTGTAGCCGTAGCCGCCGAACAACTGGACCGCGTCGGTGGTGACCTCCATCGCCACGTCGGAGGCAAAGCACTTCGACGCCGAGGAGATGAACCCGAGGTCGGGTTCGTTGCGTTCGGCGCGTGCGGCGGCGGTGTAGACCATCAGCCGGGCCGCTTCGATCTTCATCGCCATGTCGGCGAGCATGAACTGCACGGCCTGGAAGTCGGCGATCCGCTTGCCGAACTGCTTGCGCTCCTTGACATATCCGATCGAGGCGTCCAGGGCGCCCTGGGCGATGCCGACGGCCTGCGCCCCGATGGTCGGGCGGGTGTGGTCCAGGGTGGCCAACGCGGTCTTGAAGCCGGTGCCCTCCTCGCCGATGATGCGGTCGGCCGGAATGCGGCAGTCCTCGAAATACAGTTCGGTGGTGGGCGATCCCTTGATGCCCATCTTCTTCTCCTTGGCGCCGACGGAGAACCCCGGGTCGTCCTTGTGCACGACGAACGCCGAGATACCGTTGGCGCCCTTGTCCGGATCCGTCACCGCCATCACCGTGTACCACGTCGAGTGGCCACCGTTGGAGATCCAGCACTTGGCGCCGTTGAGCACCCACTCGTCGCCGTCACGACGCGCCCGCGTGCGAATGGACGCCGCATCACTGCCGGCCTCCCGCTCCGACAGCGCATACGACGCCACCGCATCACCGGAGGCGATCGAGGGCAGCACCTGCTTCTTGAGTTCCTCGCTGCCGCGCATCAACAAGCCCATCGTGCCCAGCTTGTTGCAGATCGGAATCAGTGACGACGACGCGCACACCCGCGCCACCTCCTCGATGACGATGCACGCCGCCACCGAGTCACCGCCCTGTCCGCCGTACTCCTCGGGGATGTGGATGGCCGCCATCCCGGAACCGGTCAGCGCCGCCAGCGCCTCGTCGGTGTAGCGGGCCTTCTCGTCGACGTCCGCGGCGTGCGGCGCGATCTCCTTCTCACACAGGTCACGAAGCACCGACCGCAACTCGTTGTGCTCGTCGGACAGCTTGAAAACGTCGAAAGACGGGTTGCCAATCGCCATCGAGAACTCCTTGCTACTCGCCGGTAACTTTACCCACGCCGCACCGGCGTGACGCTCACCGGGCCGATCCGCCCCGACCCGAGACGACCTGCAGGCCGCGCACCATTTCACGGTACGTGCGGTGATACAGCGACCGGATCGTCGCGCTGCGGCGCAACAGATCCACCGCGCCCTGCGGCGCGACCAGACCCACGTCGTGCCCGGCGAACACCGATTCGCCGGTCGCCAGCCGCAGCCTGCCACTGACGGCGGACTCCACCTCGGCCCGGTACAGCAGGCAGTAATCGGGCTGGGCGAAGAAGACCTTGTTGAACCCGATCAGAAACGGAGCCAGCTTGGCGCCCTGTTCCAGATAGCGCAGCGTTCCGACCGCGACACCGGGCCACTGCTGGTTGAAGACGTCGTCGGCGATGACGATGCCGCCGTCGGCGAGCGTGGCCTCGGCGAGTTTCATGTCGGAGAACACGATCTCGGCGGTGTGCCCGCCGTCGACGCTGAAGAGCCGGACGTCACCGCCCGCCAGCTCGCGCAGCCTCTCCGGCGGCAGCTTCGTCGAATCACCCTGATGGATCACGACGTCGTCCATCGACGACCACAAGTTCACGTTGCTGAGGAACTTCTGCAGATCACCGTGCCCCGACCCGTCGACGTTCAGCTCCTGATCGCCGAAGATGTCGATCGCGACCGCCTTCTCGCCGGAGCGCTGCAGCAACCGCAGGCCGATGAACAGCTTGCCGTGGTGCACACCGATCTCGGCGGCCGCACCCGAGACCTGCTTGGCCCGCTGCGCCGAGTTCAAGACGTCGAGCAGCAACAGCACCTCCGGCTGCAGAAAGCCGGTGACGATCCGATGCCCAATGGCCCGGTATCGTGCGAATTCACGTGACATCGGGTTGCAGCCTACTGCCCGAGCAGGCGCTCGCGAAGCGCTGCGTCCTTCTGCAGCACGCTGTCGTGCAACTGCGCCTGGAACCGCTCGACACGCTCACGCAGCGCCGCGTCGGATGCACCCAGAATCCGCACCGCCAGCAACCCCGCATTGCGGGCGCCGCCGATCGACACGGTGGCCACCGGCACGCCCGCGGGCATCTGCACGATCGACAGCAGCGAGTCCAGGCCGTCGAGCTTGGCCAGCGGCACCGGCACCCCGATCACCGGCAACGACGTCGCCGCGGCGACCATGCCGGGCAGATGCGCCGCTCCCCCCGCACCGGCGATGATCACCGCGATGCCGCGCCCCGCGGCGCTCTGCGCGTAGTCGAGCATGCGGGCCGGGGTGCGGTGTGCGGAGACGACGCCGACCTCGAACGGAACGTCGAACTCGGCGAGCGCCTCTGCGGCCTCCTGCATGACGGGCCAGTCGCTGTCGCTGCCCATGATCACACCGACCCGGGGTGCGGGGGTCGACCTCTGCTGCTCAGTGCGCGTCATGTGGGTCCCATCCGTCCGTCCATTCCGCATGCGACAACCAGTGCGCCGCCCTGGATGCGCGTTCCCGCACCTCGACGACGTACGCGTCGTCGTCCACCGAACCCGTGGCTTCGCCGATGATGTTGACATGACCGATCTTTCGGCCTGGCCGCTCCGACTTGCCGTAGAGGTGAACCTTGGCGTCGGGCATCCGCGCGAACAGGTGATGCAACCGCTCATCCATGCTTATCTGCGGGATCTGTTGTGCGCCAAGCACATTGGCCATCACGATAACCGGCGCGATCGGGGCGGTGTCGCCCAGCGGGTAGTCGAGCACCGCGCGCAGGTGTTGTTCGAACTGGCTGGTTCGGGCGCCGTCCATGGTCCAATGCCCGGAGTTGTGGGGGCGCATCGCGAGTTCGTTGACCAGCAGCCTGCCGTCGACCGTCTCGAAGAGTTCGACGGCCAACACCCCGACGACACCGAGTTCCTCGGCCAGTCGTAACCCCAATTGTGTTGCGGCGCTCTTGAGGTCATCGTCCAAATTAGGCGCGGGCGCGATCGCCTCGACGCAGATGCCGTCGCGTTGCACGGTCTGCACCACCGGCCACGCCGCCCCTTGACCGAACGGGGAGCGCGCCACCAACGCGGCCAGCTCGCGCCGCATCTCGACCTTTTCCTCGACGAGCACGGCCGCCCCGGCCGCCAGGTGCCGCTCTGCGGCGTCGCGCGCGTCGGCGACGTCACGCGCCAGCGTCACACCGCGGCCGTCGTAGCCGCCGCGTGCGGTCTTGACCACGAGCGGGGCACCGACACGGGCGGCGAACGCATCGACGTCGGCGGGCCCGGCGACGGCCGCGAACCGTGGCACCGGCGCGTCCAGCGCCTCCAACCGCCGGCGCATCACCAGTTTGTCCTGCGCGTGGATCAGCGCCGACGGCGGCGGCGCCACGTTCACCCCGTCGGCCAGCAGCTTCTCCAGCAGCTCGGTGGGCACGTGTTCGTGGTCGAAGGTCAGCACGTCGGCGCCGTCGGCCGCGCGGCGCAGCGCGTCGAGGTCGGTGTGCGCGCCGATCACCACATCGGGGCTGACCTGCGCGGCCGGGTCGTCGGCGGAGACGGCCAGCACCCGCAGCGTCTGGCCCAGCGCGATCGCGGCCTGATGGGTCATCCTGGCCAGTTGCCCGCCACCGATCATGGTCACCAGCGGG comes from Mycolicibacterium pulveris and encodes:
- a CDS encoding 5-(carboxyamino)imidazole ribonucleotide synthase — protein: MSRTSSGPPLVTMIGGGQLARMTHQAAIALGQTLRVLAVSADDPAAQVSPDVVIGAHTDLDALRRAADGADVLTFDHEHVPTELLEKLLADGVNVAPPPSALIHAQDKLVMRRRLEALDAPVPRFAAVAGPADVDAFAARVGAPLVVKTARGGYDGRGVTLARDVADARDAAERHLAAGAAVLVEEKVEMRRELAALVARSPFGQGAAWPVVQTVQRDGICVEAIAPAPNLDDDLKSAATQLGLRLAEELGVVGVLAVELFETVDGRLLVNELAMRPHNSGHWTMDGARTSQFEQHLRAVLDYPLGDTAPIAPVIVMANVLGAQQIPQISMDERLHHLFARMPDAKVHLYGKSERPGRKIGHVNIIGEATGSVDDDAYVVEVRERASRAAHWLSHAEWTDGWDPHDAH
- the purE gene encoding 5-(carboxyamino)imidazole ribonucleotide mutase, giving the protein MTRTEQQRSTPAPRVGVIMGSDSDWPVMQEAAEALAEFDVPFEVGVVSAHRTPARMLDYAQSAAGRGIAVIIAGAGGAAHLPGMVAAATSLPVIGVPVPLAKLDGLDSLLSIVQMPAGVPVATVSIGGARNAGLLAVRILGASDAALRERVERFQAQLHDSVLQKDAALRERLLGQ
- a CDS encoding class I SAM-dependent methyltransferase, with the translated sequence MSREFARYRAIGHRIVTGFLQPEVLLLLDVLNSAQRAKQVSGAAAEIGVHHGKLFIGLRLLQRSGEKAVAIDIFGDQELNVDGSGHGDLQKFLSNVNLWSSMDDVVIHQGDSTKLPPERLRELAGGDVRLFSVDGGHTAEIVFSDMKLAEATLADGGIVIADDVFNQQWPGVAVGTLRYLEQGAKLAPFLIGFNKVFFAQPDYCLLYRAEVESAVSGRLRLATGESVFAGHDVGLVAPQGAVDLLRRSATIRSLYHRTYREMVRGLQVVSGRGGSAR